In Spirosoma pollinicola, the genomic window ATGTGGAAACGTAATATCAACACGATGCTGGCACGCAACATTCTGGTCAATAAACTGGCCCCCTTTGTGAATGGAAACCCGGCTGCTACGATCTCTAAATCGTCGACTACCGCGATGACCGCTGCCGATTGGACGAGTGTATTGACGCTCGCCACCAACGGGATCAAAAACGGCGATGTTGTCTTTACCGGTCGCAGTACAGCCTCTAACGCGTTCTTCTCGCCATCAGGGGGTACAGTTGCCTCGTTAGCCACAGGTGTCAATACCTCTACGACGTTCAAGATCAGTGAGCGGTTTATCCAATCGTTCAATACTGGTGACAAGCGGCTGTCGAACAATTTCAACACAGCGACCACCTACAAAAATAACTACACGTTTACTACGCGCTATAGCATTACTGCCAATGGCAATGGAACTCCAGGTGTGTATGTGTATGGTTCCAAAGACGTTGGTGCTTATGAGGTTTATATGGCGGGCAGCTACGAAGAGAACACGTTGATGCTGGCCGAAGCGAACATGCGTCTGGGCAACATTGATACGGGTCTGGGTTTTGTTGATGCCGTACGGACGTATCAGGGCGCAGGTGTAGCCGCCGTAAAAGGCGCTGGCCTGACGCTGGCGGGCGCATTGACCGAATTAACAAAAGAAAGAAGAGTATCGCTGTTCGGCAGAGGGCTGTCTTTCTATGACAATCGCCGGTGGGGCTGGACCTACGATATTTCGGTTGGTGGCGGCAGCTATGGTAACACCATCGTGACCACTGCCGGTGTAGTGAACACGAAAGCTACCATTAACTATAACTTCATGGATTACTGGGATGTGCCCGCCGATGAAACGGTACTGAATCCACCGACGTCGAGTGTGGCTACCAGAAACCCTAATTATTAGGAGGTATAAAATTTGGGATTGACTATCCCAAGCCAATGGCTTACCACCCCCAACCCCCTCCTAAAACAGGAGGGGGCTTAAAAAAGGGTAGCCCGTTAAGGAGCCCCCTCCTAAAACAGGAGGGGGTTGGGGGTGGTCTGCTAACGCCAAGAGCCATATTAACCAACTCTATAAAATCAAAAGCCTTCTGAATTGTCAATCCTGCCAAAGCGGTAGGAACGACAGGTCAGAAGGCTTTTCTGATTTAAAGCTTATAGAGATTAAACGCTGTGAGTGACAGCGATATTCATCATTTTTCGTCACTAACTGGCACAGAATCGGCCTGTTGTTTCGGTTGGGAGGCAGCATCGCCCGGCACTTCGCCTTTAGGCCCGCGACGACGCTTTTTGCGACGTTTTGGTTTATCGGAGAGTTGTCCGTCCACAGCAGGGCGAACTTGTGCCAATGTTTCTGATGCCCCATTTACGGGTGTTTCCAGACTACCATTTTTGGCCTCTGTGCTCGGCAACCGCTCGACTGGCGCAGGAGCCGTTTGACCATCCCTACGCTGACCTCGATTGTCTCCACGGGGGCTATCCCCGCGTTTCCCATCACTATGACGTCCGTCTCCACGAGAGCCGTTTCCACGGCCACCATCTCCACGGCCGCCACCGTCGCGTCCGCTCCGGCCAGACCCACCGCTTCCACGAGAGCCTCCTTTGCCCCGAAGGCCGCTGAACCGTTTGGGGTCGAACACCGGCGATTTGCCCATGCCTAACTCTTCGGTGATCGACTGTTTATCAACTTCGCGCTCAATGAGTTTTTCGATGTTGACGATTCGGTTTTGATCCTGATCGCTGATGAAGGTAATGGCGGTTCCGGTGGTGGCGGCCCGTGCGGTACGGCCAATCCGGTGAACATAATCTTCGGCGTCGCGCGGGATGTCGTAGTTGACAACGTGCGTCAGGTTGTCAATGTCGATACCTCGTGATAGAACATCGGTAGCGACCAAGATTGGGAAAACTTTGTTTTTGAAATCGCGCAGTACTACTTCACGGTCATCCTGTTCAAGATCAGAGCTAATACCCCGCGAATCGTAACCAAGTTTGCTCAAGGCCCGAACGATACTATTCACTTCCGACTTGCGGGATGTGAACAACACCATGCTCTGCACAGGTTTCGTACTGTTTTTGATCAGATGTGCCAGTAACGGCAGTTTTTGATTGTCGAAGGCCAGGTAAAATTGCTGATCAATACCGGCGGCTGGTTTCGACACGGCCAGCCTGATTTCTTCGGGTTCGGTCAGCAATTTCTTCGAGAACTCCCGGATTTTGTTGGGCATCGTCGCCGAGAAAAGCAACGTTTGCCGTTTGACCGGAATCTTCTCAACTATATTCATGATGTCGTCCGAAAAACCCATGTCGAGCATTTTGTCGGCCTCATCGAGCACCAGATAGTCTATTTTATCGAATTTGACATAGCCCAGTTGCATATGAGCAATGAGTCGTCCCGGTGTGGCGATAATAATGTCGGCACCGGTTTCGAGGGCTTTGCGTTGCTTGTCCCAATCGTCGCCTTTGCCCCCGCCGTAGATAGCGATGCTGTTGGCCTGAACAAAATACCCAAAACCTTCCACCTGCTCGTCAATCTGTTTGGCCAGCTCGCGGGTTGGCACCAGAATGAGGGTACTGGTATGATCGTGGTCGGTATGGGAGATTTTATCGAGCAGCGGGATAAGGTAAGCCGCCGTTTTGCCGGTACCGGTTTGAGCACTGGCGATGAGGTCTTTTCCGGCCAGAATGACGGGAATGGCCATCTCCTGTACGGGAGTGGCTTTTAAGTAGTTCATGGCGTCCACACCGGCCAGCAGGTCGTCGTGGAGATTAAATTCCTGAAATGTCAAGGTAACAGCTAATGAGGGTGGAAAACAGCTGACCTTAACTTCCGGGCCAGCAAACCGCTTGATTTGTAACAAATATAACGAATAACGGCAAAAAACCCTACTTACGCCCGGCTTCAGCAAGGGCATATTACTTACCGGCAAGTATGCCCTTGACATTTGTTTTTATCCGACACAGAAACATGCTTGAAGCCAGATAGAGCGTAGTACCATCGTCGCCCCAGGCCAGATTTGATATCACTTCACCTGTATCGATGCGCCCAAGAAGTTTACTTGCTGGCGATATAACCAATACGCCACCCGGACCGGCCACCCAGCAGTTGCCTTCGCTATCTACCTTAATACCGTCTATCACTTCCTTTGGACGAAATTTAGGCAACGTCGACGCATCGAAAAAAAGGCGCCCTTTCTCCACCGTTCCATCGTCCTTCACTGGATACGTCATAATCTTTTGGTTTAGCGAATCCGATTGCACGACATACAGTAGATTGCCCTTTCCGGGCGAGAAAGACAACCCATTTGGGTAAGTTATATCCCTAATGAGCAAGGTTACGGTTCCGTTGGGTTCCAGTCGGTACACCCCATTCACCGTCGTTTCGCGGGTTGGGTCCTTGTCTTTAAGGGGTAACCCGTAGGGCGGATCAGTGAAATACAAACTTCCATTTGGGTGGGCTACTACATCGTTTGGACTGTTGTATCGTTTACCCTGATAGGCATCGGTCAGCGTGCGTTTGCCGCCTTTTCCTGCCAGCGGCAAGGCAGCAATACGTCGGTCGCCGTGATCGCATACGATTAGTCGCCCCTGCCGGTCAATGGTCATACCATTACTGCCAGGTTCTTCGCTATACGGCAAGTGACCCGTATACCCAGTATGCTCAATATATTTTGACAAGCCAGTTTGCGGTGACCATTTGTAGGTCGTTTGGGCTTTTGTGTCGTTAACCAGCAAATACCCACTCGAATCGGCAACCCGGCTTTTCACCCAAACCGGCCCTTCCAAATGTCCGAAACCGGCAGCGATAATCTCGATTTTCGCATCAGGCGGAATCAACTGGTTGAGTTTGGCATCGTTACGAACAACTTCGCCGATAGTTGCGTATGTCTGCTCTGTTTGAGCAAGTGCCGCACCCGACAAAAACCATCCCAGACAAAGTGTTTTAAATGCAATTCGTTGATACATGCGATAAAGCCATTGGAGACAGTTAATGCCGTTCACAACCGCGTCATTAACTCAAAGGTTATTCAAATCATATATGTTTAGCAAATGGTCTTTCCCAAAAACAGGCAGCAAATTTCCCTAAACCTTACGCTTCTGTTGCCGTTAAACTAGCTACTGACTAACGTATCAAGGAATGAAAATTGCTTATTTGATTGGCTTCATGACACTCACGAATCTGTCACTGAATGCTCAGTCAGGACAATCCCCTGATTTGGAAACGGTTGCCGAGTTTGGCAAACATCAGCCCATTGGCGTGGGTGTGTCGCAGGAAAAGCGCATCTTTATCACCTTCCCGAAGAACAGAGAAAACTACGATTATGGACTGGCCGAGATCGTAGCAGGAAAACGAGTGCCGTACCCAAATGCCGAATGGAATAAATGGGACTCACTGAATCCACAAAACCGATTCATCAATGTGCAGGCCCTTTTCGTTGACCAGACAAACGCTCTCTGGGTACTTGACCCGGCAAACCCGGCCGACGAACCGCCTATATCAGCCGGCATTAAGTTGATGAAGATTAACCTGGCAACGAATCAGGTTGAGACGATTTATCGGTTTGACGACCTGCCCCGCGAACGCACCGGCCTGAACGATATACAGGTCGACACGCGTCGGCAGGTAGCTTATTTATCTGATCCAAAAAGGTCGGCTATTGTGGTGCTGGATTTAAAAACGGGCAAAAGCCGTACCGTGCTGGAAGGGGACAAATCGACTAAAGCCGACCCGGAGTTCAAGCTCAAGATTGATGGACAGGAAGTTAAAGACGATAAAGGAAAGCCCTTCAGCAGTAACGTAAACGGCATTGCCCTTACCCGTGATTTTACCTATCTATATTTCAGGGCCATCAACCAGACCAGGCTGTATCGCATTGCCACGGAATTCCTCAACAACCTTGCCCTGTCGCCCGCAGAGGTATCTTCGCATGTCGAAACTATGGCCGAGACGGGTGTTTCGCACGGTATGGTTGCCGATAAAGCCGGAAACGTATACCTGACCGACTCGCCTACTAAGGCCGTTCGATACCTGACGCCGGGTCGTGAACTTAAAACGCTCGTCCGCGACAGTCGTTTGCTCTGGCCCGACAGCTTCGCCGTTGGCACTGACGGTTATTTATACCTGACAGCCGCCCAGATTCACCGTACCAAACGGTACAATAATGGGCAGGACAAGGTCGATTATCCGTTCCGGCTGTATCGAATGAAGTTGCCGAATCAATAGAAACCTCTCCGTCCTACCATGTAATTATCCCTAATAGTATTAAGACCCCGTTGGTCCTAGGTGATTGTTCCGCTGGATACTACACTGGCCAGAAAACACAGAGCCGGAACTAATCAATTTAGTTCCGGCTCCTGAAATGCAGTGTCAACTCAGCTTAAATCCGTTTATCCAATTGGGAATTAAACGGCTGATTATATTGTCGCTTGCCGTTAGTTTTGTACAATGCATTGGCTACTGCGCCAAACACGGGTGGGAATGGCGGCTCCCCTAGCCCGGTTGGGTCGAGGTCATTTTCGACGAAGTGAACCTCAATCTTCTTTGGTGCTTCGTTATGCCGAATGAGCCGATAATTGTTGAAGTTACTTTGCTCGGCAGCACCATTTTTGTGCGTTAAAGCCCCATAAAATGCGTTGCCAATTCCGTCGACTACTGCTCCCTGTACCATATTCGTGGCAGATTCCGGGTTTACTACAATACCACAGTCCATCGCGCTGAATACCCGCTCCACATACGGCCCGCCATCGCGGGTCACCATATCGACCACATGGGCCGCGTATGAATTATGACAGAAATAAGCGGCAACGCCCCGATGGTACTTCTCATTGTTAGGTTTATTCCAGCCCGACTTATCGCGTACCAGCGTGAGTACACCCGCATACCGGTCGGCGTCATACTCGTTATTCTTGCCAACGGGATTTTCTTTGGCCCGTTTTAAGAGTTCCAGCCGAAACTCGATGGGGTCCTTACCCATTGCTTCAGCCACTTCATCCAGAAACGATTGCTCAGCGGCTGCGTTGAAGTTTGAGCGCGGAGCCCGGAACGCGCCAATCGTGATGTTGGACGGAATCTCCCAGCCTTCTGCCAGGTAGTTATCAACGGCTCCGGCCGGGAACCGATTGGCGTGGATCGCATGCTCCGGTATGCCGCCCCCTTTCACGTGGAATCCGATCAGGTTTTTATTCGCATCCAGCGCGGCACGATACGTTGCGGTGTACATCGGACGATAAATGCCATAGGTCATATCATCTTCGCGGGTGTAGATCAGTTTGATGGGCGCTTTTACTTTTCTGGAAATCAATGCCGCTTCAGACATATAATGTGCATACGCCCGGCGACCAAAGCCCCCACCCATCCGCGTCATCTGAATCTCAATCTTGTCGGCAGGCAGCTTCAGGATTTTTGACAGTGTGGGCTCTACCCAACCCGGAGCCTGCAACGGGCCTACTAACAGGGCTTTTTCATCCGTTACATGGGCGAAGAAATTCATCGGCTCCATCGTATTGTGCGCCAGGAATGGGGCATTGTACGTGCGTTCGATGATCTGGGCCGCATTTTTAAAGGCCGTTTCGGGGTCGCCGTCTTTGCGTAATAGTTGAGCAGGCTTTTTAGCATACTCCTGAAACTTTTCCAGCTGGGCGCTGGTACTTTCTAGTTCACCCGGAACGATAACCGCCCGTTTTCCATCCCTTCCGGCCATCGTATCTTTGGTATCGCCAGCCGGTTCCCAATCCACTTTTAGCTTTTTGCGGGCATTCATGACCTCCCAGGTCGATTTGCCCACCACCACCAGCAACTCGTTGAAAGTGCGGGTATCGAAGCCACCCTGCTCAAACCCGTCTTCATATAATTTCAGGGTAAAAACGTCCTTGATGCCGGGCATTTTAAGGGTCTGCGACGCATCGAACGATTTAAGTTTCATTCCGAAGGCCGGCGGATGCTGAATCATGGCAATGAGCATCCCCTCAGTCCGATAATCCAGACCGAACAGCGGTTTGCCCGTGACTATCTTTTTGCCTTCAACATTTCTGGTCGGTTTTCTAACGATGGTAAACTCCTTCGGGGCTTTTAATTTCACGCCTTTGGGAACTGGAAGCGTAGCGGCTTTACTGGCCATTTCTCCATACTTGGCCGACTTCCCACTCGCATGATGCAACATACCCGCTTTGGTCGTCACTTCAGCTACTGATACTCCCCAGGATTGTGCGGCTGCTTCGCATAACATCTGCCGGGCGGCTGCCCCGGCTTCCCGGAGTGGTTTCCAGTACATACGAACCGAATTACTGCCCCCCGTAAACTGAGGCCCTAATTTTGCGTTATCGTGCGGCCCCATGTCAACCACCACATTTTTCCATTCAGCGTCCAATTCTTCGGCTACCATCATGGGCAGTGACGTCATGACGTTTTGACCAAATTCAGGATTAGGGCAGATGAGTTTAACGACGTTGTTGGCCGTGATTTGAATGTATCCATTGAGCTCGGTCCATTGTTCGGGCAGGTTTAGTGTCTGTAGCTTATCGGCGGCTTTAACTCTTGACAACCAGCTAACGCTGAGCATCATACCCCCACCTGAGAGCAGCGAAGCCTTTAAGAAAGAACGTCGGTTATAAGTCGATTTATTCGTAGTCATGGTCAAGGGTTTATTTACGGGTGGATGACGCAACTCCTTCTTTTGCCGCCGATTTGATGGCCTCTTTGATGCGCAGATACGTGCCACACCGACAGATGTTGCCGCTCATGGCTAGATCGATGTCCTCATCGGTGGGCTTGGGATTGGTCTTTAGCAGCGAAGCCGCGCTCATTATTTGCCCCGACTGACAGTAGCCACATTGAGCCACATCGTGTTCGAGCCATGCTTTTTGTACCAGATGCTCACCCGTAGCCGACAGCCCTTCGATGGTGGTGATGGCTTCCTTGCCTACGGCAGAAATGGGTAGTTGGCAGGACCGTACGGCCGTTCCGTTCAAATGAACCGTGCAGGCCCCGCACTGAGCGATTCCGCAGCCATATTTGGTGCCGGGCATGTCCAGATGATCGCGTAAAACCCAAAGCATGGGCGTGGACGGATCGACGTCCAGCTGCCTGATTTTACCGTTGATTTTCAAGCTATATTTTGCCACAGTGGTAATTAGTAAGGGTTTATACTAAAGTAGTGTATTGATTACTAGAATGCTGATTTTTACGGTCCTTATGATTTATCATGAGTTGATCTGATAAATCAACTGGTTTTATATTGTGAAATCAGCGTTCTACAGTCGATAGTAATGCTGAGCTAGTTGGAACGAAAGATACTGATTGCGATGAATCATTCACATCCCTGGTCCGACGATACTCGTTCGGTGATTAGCCAACGCGTTGTTTAAACAAGCGCATGAAATGCTGAGGGTACTTAAAGCCTAAGTCATAGGCGATTTGACTCACCGATTTGCTTTGGTCAAATATGCGTTCTTTGGCCAGATCAATCACCTTCGCCTGGATATATTCCTGAGCTGTTTTACCGGTTGCTTTCTTCACCAGATCACCAAAATAGTTGGCCGACAAATTCAGTTCACCCGCGCAGTAGGTGACCGTTGGCAAACCTATAGCTTGCGGTTTGTCGGTCAGAAAATAGTCGTTCAGTAGCGTCTCGAACCGTTCCAGCGCGCTTTTGTGCACATTTTCCCGGGTAATAAATTGTCGATCGTAAAACCGGGTGCAGTACCCCAGAAAGAGCTCAAGCGTAGCGACAATCAGCTTTTTAGAGTGCTTGTCGATAGCATGCTCTAATTCGTACTCGATTTTAGAAAAGCAATCCAGTACGATTTGCCGTTCCCGGTTCGATAAATGCAACGCTTCATAGGATTGGTAGCCAAAGAAGGTATATTCCTGAATATGCCGCCCCAGGGATGTACCGTGGATCAGATCCGGATGAAAGACAAGTGCATAGCCTTTAGGCAGATAGGTTTCTCCATTATTATTCACACCAACCACCTGTCCCGGTGCCATAAACACCAGCGTACCTTCCTGATAATCGTAGGTATGCCGACCATAAACCAGATCTCCGCAGTTGACATCTTTTAAAAAAATGGCGTAAAAGCCGAAGTACATTCGGGAGCCCTGTCGGGGAGCCGCCTTTGACAGATCGACGACGCTAACCAGCGGGTGCAGTGTTTCGTTATTATTAAAGACGTTGTAGTCATTGATTGTCTCAAATCGAAGCAAGGTATCCATAGTCCGGTTGGTTATCTGGTTCAAATTTACCGCTTTCCTTCCGTTGTCCATAAGCGATAAACCTTAATCAGTAATAATGGTAGTAACATCTGTAATATGTATACCACTCAGGTCAAGAAATGAGGAGACCTTTGCCCTATAAATAGTCAATACAGGACCTTTATCTGGTAAAAGAAAGCAATTTGAACAGAATCAACATCAATGGAAACAAGAACACTAGGAAAAAGCGGTCTGCAAGTGTCTGCACTGGGCTTAGGTTGCATGGGCTTAAGCTATGGCTATGATCCCGCAACAGACAAACAGGATGCCATTCAATTACTTCGTGCCGCTTTCGACAAGGGTGTCACCTTTTTCGATACGGCGGAAGCTTATGGTCCATTTGCAAACGAAGAACTGTTGGGAGAAGCTTTGCAGCCTTTCCGCAACGAGATAGTGATTGCTACTAAATTTGGCTTTGTGAATGGCGACTCCACCAAAGGGCTGGACAGCCGTCCCGAACGTATCCGGCAGGTGGCCGAAGAAGCTCTGAAACGATTAAGAACCGACCGGATCGACTTATTTTACCAGCACCGCGTTGACCCGAACGTACCTATGGAGGATGTTGCCGGAACGGTGAAAGAACTGATTCTGGAAGGCAAGGTGAAGCATTTTGGCCTGAGCGAAGCGGGTGCAGCGTCGATTCGGAAAGCCCACGCCGTACAGCCCGTAGCCGCCTTGCAAAGCGAGTATTCGCTCTGGTGGCGGGAACCGGAAAAGGAAATACTACCGACGCTGAAAGAATTAGGCATCGGCTTCGTTCCATTCAGCCCCCTTGGCAAAGGATTTCTAACGGGAAAAATTGACGAGAACACGCAGTTCGACAAGACCGATTTCCGCAATGTGGTGCCCCGATTCTCGGAGGAGAACCGAAAAGCCAACCAAAAGCTTGTGGACTTGCTGGGTGACATTGCCAGGCAAAAAGAGGACACACCAGCTCAAATTGCCCTAGCCTGGTTGCTGGCCCAGAAACCCTGGATCGTACCGATTCCCGGCACGACCAAACTACATAGGTTAGAAGAAAACGTTGGCGCTGCGGCAATTACCCTATCCGCTGATGATATTAATCAGATAGATACAGCCTTTGCCGCGATTCCGGTACAAGGCGACCGCTATCCGGCACACCTGCTAAAGCGGGTGGGTAATTAATCCTGTTGGCTGCTTGAGCCAGCTCAAGCAGCCAACAGGAAATGAGTTAACAAACCAAGGATCTGGCGGTCTATCTCTATGCGCCTGCTTATAGCCCCTATTTGAGAAGCCTTGAAAATTCGTTTAACACCAAATCAATCGAGCCTAATTTGTTAAACAAATGGAGGACTTGAGCAGCTTCTTCAAAACAGGCTTCGATCAGGTTAATAACCAATTCACATTTGTTACTAGTTGGTGGGAGATATATCAGGACAAGCTTTACTTTTGTGCTACTCATCTCGTGGCATATGCTCAATCGTTTACTCCCAACAGTACTATTTCTCGGTTTCCTTTCTCCTGCAATACTCTTTGCCCAAACGTCAACGCCATCGCTGGAGGACACGCTCCAGCTTAATGAAGTTGTTGTTCGGGGATACGCTACCAACCGGCGATTGCTGGAAACACCGGCTTCGGTGGGTCTGCTCACACGCCGGGATTTGAACCAGCGGTTTGGCACACCTACGCTCGTGCCCGCACTGAACACTCTGCCGGGCGTTCGGGCCGACGAGCGGTCGCCGGGGAGTTACCGGCTGGCGATTCGGGGCAGTGCCATCCGGTCGCCGTTTGGTGTTCGCAATATCAAGACCTACTGGAATGAACTTCCGCTTACCGATGCGGGCGGCAACACGCCCCTCAACGCACTGGATGTGCGGGCTCTAGGCCGAATCGAAGTGATCAAAGGGCCATCAGGAAGTTTGTACGGAGCCGGAACCGGCGGCACCATTCTGTTTAGCGGACTGGGTGTACCGGCTGGTAAGACGAGCGTTGAAGTTTCTGCTTTAGGCGGCAGCTATGGTCTGTATGGCAATGGCATTGCGATACAGACCGGCAAAAACAACTCGGCCATATCGCTTAACTACAATCACTTACAGTCTGATGGATACCGTGACCAGAGCGCCGTTGTTCGGGATAACCTCAGCCTGATCGGCTCGTTTAGCGTTAGCCCAAAACGAACGATCTCTGTGCTGGCCTTATATTCAGACCTGCATTATCAAACGCCCGGTGGTCTCAACGAAGCCCAGTTCAAAGCCAATCCGCGTGCGTCGCGTCTGGCCACGGCTACCCTGCCCAGCAGTGCAGCCCAGCAGGCGGGCATCTACCAGAAAGTCGGTTATCTCGGCTTTTCGCATGAATACCGCTGGAACGACCGTATCCAGAACACAACCGTTATCTATGGTTCCACAACCGACTTTGCAAACCCATTTATCACCAACTACGAAAAACGCGCCGATCAGGGGCTTGGTGGCCGAACAATTACCCAAATTCGTTTTCCTAATGGCCCGTTGCCTACGGTCGTGACAGTGGGGGCTGAATACCTGCGAAACTTTACCGTTGACCGAAATTTTGGTAACCGGGGAGGTACGGCAGATACTATCCAGACCGACGAAGAGCTAACGGCACGGCAGTCGACCGTTTTTCTACAGACCGAAACCGAGTTGCCCGCTCATTTCCGTTTAACGGCAGGCTTAAGCCGGAATGATGTCCGTTACGGGTTTACCCGCTTCCCAACACGAGCTGCGGGTGCGCTTCCCGCCACGCTTCTGGCTAGAGATTTCGCTCCTGTCTGGCTACCACGCGTCGCTTTGTTGCGCACCTTCGGCCAGAATGTGTCGGCATTTGTGAGCATCAGCACGGGGTACTCAGCCCCATCGAGTCAGGAAGTTCGCCCCTCGGCAGGGGGCTTCAATACAACGCTCAACCCCGAGCGGGGAACGAGCTATGAAGTGGGGGTTCGGGGTTCGGCACTGCACAGTCGACTCCGGTTCGATGTGGCCGTGTATCAGTTTCAACTGCGCGAAACCATTGTTCGGCGGTCAGATGCGGCTGGTGCCGAATTCTTCGTCAATGCGGGCCGAACCGATCAGCGGGGTCTGGAAGCACAGTTCAGTTATGATTTCGTTCTTCCATCGTCACGCTCTACCGTTTCGTTACTACGGCTCTGGAATAGCCTGACACTCACCAATTACCGGTTCCGGGACTACCTGCAAGGCACTGTCGACCTGTCAAACAATAAGGTTCCGGGTGTAGCGCCAACTACCAACGTGACCGGTATCGACGCCGAAACAAACGTGGGCCTTTATGCGCACGTGACCTATTCATTTCTGAAAGAGTTTCCGCTAAACGATGCCAACACTTTTTTGTCTGACCCAACCCAATTGCTCCAGGCAACTCTGGGCTTCCGGCACGCACTCGGCAAAAACTGGGCAATCGACGTGTATGCCAGTGGCGACAATCTCCTGAACAGAACGTACTCGCTGGGATATGACCTGAACGCTGTCGGGAATCGCTATTTCAATGCGGCACCGGCAAGAAACGGCGTCGGTGGCGTTCGATTAAGTGTGAAATGGTGATGATACTGAAAAATTCGGACTGGCGCGGGTATTCACCGCACAGGCGGCCCTGCCGTGCCAGTTAAGAACATATGCTAACCGTCTCCTCCCTTACTAAAGCCTATAACGGGCATGTCGTTCTGACGGTGCCAGAAATGCACCTCTCACCCGGTATTCACTATTTTCAGGGTGGGAATGGTTCTGGCAAAACGACGTTTTTTCGTACCGTTGGGGGGCTTTTGCCCTTTTCCGGGACTATACTGCTGGAAGATCAGTTCGAGATCAATCGCGATCCGGTTGCCTATCGCTTTCGGGTTAATTATGCCGAAGCCGAGCCTCTTTATCCGTCGTTTCTGACCGCCCGCGACCTTGCAGGTTTCGTTGGGAAAGCGAAGAAAGCACCCGCTGGGCAGGTACAAAAACTTGCTGAATTACTAGGTGTCGATACCTTCTGGACGCAGCCCACGGGACAGTTTTCGAGCGGTATGCTTAAGAAATTATCCCTGTTGCTGGCGTTTCTCGGAACTCCCCGACTTTTACTTCTCGACGAGCCTTTAACGACGCTAGACGTGGCCACAGCGGCCAGACTGTTTGACTACATTCGCCAGCTTCGGGCAGAACAGGACGTTTCGTTTCTACTAACCTCACATCAGGATATTAGCCTGACGGGGCTGCCATTAACGGCTATGTGGCAGGTAGGAAATGGACTCATTACACCTGCAACCTAAGCCCGGCCATGTTGACGCTCCTCAACCGCATTTTCGTTAGCTCCTTTTACACTAAAAATGCGGGTACATTTCTGGTAATCATCCTGCTGG contains:
- a CDS encoding DEAD/DEAH box helicase: MNYLKATPVQEMAIPVILAGKDLIASAQTGTGKTAAYLIPLLDKISHTDHDHTSTLILVPTRELAKQIDEQVEGFGYFVQANSIAIYGGGKGDDWDKQRKALETGADIIIATPGRLIAHMQLGYVKFDKIDYLVLDEADKMLDMGFSDDIMNIVEKIPVKRQTLLFSATMPNKIREFSKKLLTEPEEIRLAVSKPAAGIDQQFYLAFDNQKLPLLAHLIKNSTKPVQSMVLFTSRKSEVNSIVRALSKLGYDSRGISSDLEQDDREVVLRDFKNKVFPILVATDVLSRGIDIDNLTHVVNYDIPRDAEDYVHRIGRTARAATTGTAITFISDQDQNRIVNIEKLIEREVDKQSITEELGMGKSPVFDPKRFSGLRGKGGSRGSGGSGRSGRDGGGRGDGGRGNGSRGDGRHSDGKRGDSPRGDNRGQRRDGQTAPAPVERLPSTEAKNGSLETPVNGASETLAQVRPAVDGQLSDKPKRRKKRRRGPKGEVPGDAASQPKQQADSVPVSDEK
- a CDS encoding RagB/SusD family nutrient uptake outer membrane protein, which encodes MKLINPNKFLSTALFATLMLAGVSCKEQLDVGNPNQPTVTANVNTETGLIAFAQGGVYINGFLNGDGWLGNSYFSLPIGYSELMADNVGADASNNQVTTIGVPDYIILDDGTKVTNPAPQVGIIRSYNTRAATGAGNNAIYYQWLNMYALNNVCNQTLDLVSTISFAGDATSRANTIKAWAYWWKGYAYASIGSMYYAGLIEDKTGVTNGDYVTHDAIINQSNTYFNLAATTLTAITSATDYTEVMTQLIPSFNQVGNGGVPTVDMWKRNINTMLARNILVNKLAPFVNGNPAATISKSSTTAMTAADWTSVLTLATNGIKNGDVVFTGRSTASNAFFSPSGGTVASLATGVNTSTTFKISERFIQSFNTGDKRLSNNFNTATTYKNNYTFTTRYSITANGNGTPGVYVYGSKDVGAYEVYMAGSYEENTLMLAEANMRLGNIDTGLGFVDAVRTYQGAGVAAVKGAGLTLAGALTELTKERRVSLFGRGLSFYDNRRWGWTYDISVGGGSYGNTIVTTAGVVNTKATINYNFMDYWDVPADETVLNPPTSSVATRNPNY
- a CDS encoding SMP-30/gluconolactonase/LRE family protein, producing MYQRIAFKTLCLGWFLSGAALAQTEQTYATIGEVVRNDAKLNQLIPPDAKIEIIAAGFGHLEGPVWVKSRVADSSGYLLVNDTKAQTTYKWSPQTGLSKYIEHTGYTGHLPYSEEPGSNGMTIDRQGRLIVCDHGDRRIAALPLAGKGGKRTLTDAYQGKRYNSPNDVVAHPNGSLYFTDPPYGLPLKDKDPTRETTVNGVYRLEPNGTVTLLIRDITYPNGLSFSPGKGNLLYVVQSDSLNQKIMTYPVKDDGTVEKGRLFFDASTLPKFRPKEVIDGIKVDSEGNCWVAGPGGVLVISPASKLLGRIDTGEVISNLAWGDDGTTLYLASSMFLCRIKTNVKGILAGK
- a CDS encoding L-dopachrome tautomerase-related protein — protein: MKIAYLIGFMTLTNLSLNAQSGQSPDLETVAEFGKHQPIGVGVSQEKRIFITFPKNRENYDYGLAEIVAGKRVPYPNAEWNKWDSLNPQNRFINVQALFVDQTNALWVLDPANPADEPPISAGIKLMKINLATNQVETIYRFDDLPRERTGLNDIQVDTRRQVAYLSDPKRSAIVVLDLKTGKSRTVLEGDKSTKADPEFKLKIDGQEVKDDKGKPFSSNVNGIALTRDFTYLYFRAINQTRLYRIATEFLNNLALSPAEVSSHVETMAETGVSHGMVADKAGNVYLTDSPTKAVRYLTPGRELKTLVRDSRLLWPDSFAVGTDGYLYLTAAQIHRTKRYNNGQDKVDYPFRLYRMKLPNQ